From the Cryptomeria japonica unplaced genomic scaffold, Sugi_1.0 HiC_scaffold_2677, whole genome shotgun sequence genome, the window TTAAATGTATCGGAACAAGGAATTATAATCCTTACCTTCAAAAATATTTCGTTAGCTTTCTTTGGTCCGAATAGAGATGATTTAGTAGTACCATAGATTGGAGTAGTTTGGAAACTGAAAAATAAATGCCTCTCATTAGGATTgtatagaaaaggaaaaaaaaaaactaaacagaTTACATTTGAGATAACGTGTAAAGCCATTACTTTCTTTTATAATAGTCTGTACATATTGCCcaagtaataaaaaaaaaacacatactACAAAGCTTGTTTCGATTATTTGCATTTTGAAACCAATAGAAAACATTTCTTTGTTCCACTCTGCCATATTGTTGTAGCACAGCAGTAATCTGAGCTATCCGTTCCCTTCTTGTGTTTTTGGTTCCAGTAGCAAATATGGACTCTAATATCCGCCTTTGTTCTAAATTTGGCTTCCATCTTTTGGGCAGGTGTCCATTGCTTGTGCTCTCCACTAcattccaggaacaaacccatttagGCACTATAGTAGAAAGAAGTATAGAGGGAAAACACAAAAAGATAAAAAGACGGTGATTGTAATGTCAAAAATGGGAAAAAATTGATTTCAAAACTGAAAGGCTCATTCACTTACCCATAGACTTGCCTTGATCCATTTAAATCTTTTTTCACTATCGCAACCCTGCAACACAAAATTTCTGAACTTGCTCTCTGATCTTAGCTCACAAGATTGCACCTTCTAGACCACTCAAACAAGTGAAGGGATTGCGAAAGAGGAGGAGAGATTGGAGAAAATGGATCTATGGAACAAATTAAATAGGTGAATGGATAAATGGAAATTTTCAAAGTCGGTGACCTAATCCATCCAATAGTTAATTAGGATCTAATCCATCTAATA encodes:
- the LOC131033616 gene encoding WUSCHEL-related homeobox 6-like, coding for MDQGKSMVESTSNGHLPKRWKPNLEQRRILESIFATGTKNTRRERIAQITAVLQQYGRVEQRNVFYWFQNANNRNKLCRRRREWTVSEEFTNRCFRISNFAIISFTS